The following coding sequences are from one Candidatus Eremiobacteraceae bacterium window:
- a CDS encoding glucoamylase family protein produces MEDPIRSELFGVERLELHAASLAEAQVIAANVQADHRVANRLRDNGNVLFDTYRAIAAAIREDDAITPAAEWLIDNFYVAQEQIREIRDDLPYSFYRGLPKLAQGPLKGYPRVFGVAWAFVAHTDSRFDAQLYRKFVRAYQAVQPLTIGELWAAAIALRVTLVENLRRLADQIISARDARQEADGIADRLLRVDGLGTDPPIVALRSSDKTRLPTAFVAQLVHRLRDQGEVATVALQQLDKLLAAQETSADEIVLAEHHKQSAMNVSVRNVFTSMRLISAVDWSEIFEDLSLVDAELRAASEFAAMDFPSRNRYRYAIEELARGSKVSELNVARRAIELAKRAQPPPHSTSGSAPNREQEPGYYLVSKGRRSFERSLGYRIPVSKWFVRAGEAAGVFGYVGAIALLVAFFLSLSVLGLLKFGITGWILAFLAFFALASASDLAVALVNRRIAIDSGPTTLPALELREGVPESLRTMVVMPVLLTSLTELENLLKRIEVHFLTEQRGELHFALLSDWNDSKTETAATDDEFLAAASGGIARLNARYGPAPGGARFLLLHRRRIWNESQHMWMGWERKRGKLHELNRLLRGASDTSFLDVSGRPPEVPSGIRYVVTLDADTRLPRGTLRRLIGKMAHPLNRPTLDPKNRRVIEGYAVLQPRITPSFPRAREGSMFNRVFTSPSGLDTYAFAVSDVYQDLFGEGSYLGKGIYDVDAFETALAGRIPESTLLSHDLLEGIFARAGLLSDIEVVEDSPTRYDVAMARQHRWARGDWQLLPWIFGSSVEFGKGVITPLGRWKMLDNLRRTLSAPAAFVALVAGFTLPLAAAVFWVGFVVATFVIPPFLAPIAGIFPRVPGISLRKHWNAVGADFAQASLQIGLTLTLLAHQAWLMGDAITRTLTRLYLTRRRLLEWTDAATLVSRTALGVRGYYRRMAGGVALGVAAGLLVAFAGHAAWPIALPFVTFWILSPAIADLISRPTRAMSEQRPSAADAKVLRLTARRTWRFFETFVSAKDHLLPPDNFQEDPAPVLAHRTSPTNIGLYLLSVIAARDFGWLGTMDAVDRLSATLDTMVGLERFRGHFYNWYGTLDGHPLEPRYLSSVDSGNLAGHLIALKNACAELIRAPIAGAWSFAGIADALEIALAASRALPKERRLQTASLQSVTEELAELSAAVAIPPVDATLPTYVGRADEIVARARTFVDIARALNAEMADASSAELLAQAEALHTVSQSHLRDVETLVPWAKLKQRDPVQPALAPLLGSIPSLEDLPKRCEAAVALLDIRGGDDALVEALGHSAQAARSLIDRLETIADHAKEFFEAMDFGLLFDPVRQLLSVGYRCGEGVLDENCYDLLASEAHLASFVAIAKGDVAARHWNRLGRTVTPINGGAALISWSGSMFEYLMPSLVLRAPVDSLIDQSNRLAVRRQIEYATGLGIPWGMSESAYNARDLEMTYQYSSFGVPGLGLKRGLDDDEVIAPYATALAAMVDSPAAARNFDRIGAAGGVGRYGCYEALDYTPSRVPDGQTVAVVRSYMAHHQGMTLVAIDDVLHDGIMQDRFHAEPMVQATELLLEERAPREILVVHPQHEHVKSSVSVRETLPHMQRRFDSPHQPIPRTHILSNGSYAVMLTSSGSGYSRWRDVAVTRWREDTTCDDWGSFVFVRDVASGEVWSAGYQPSGKEPAAYEAEFLEDRARIVRRDGAIMTTLDVMVSTEDDAEVRRVSISNFGSRAREIELTSYAEVVLASADSDAAHPAFSNLFVETEFIPKIGAIVATRRLRSPDEPQVWAAHLVVVEGDTIGAPQFETNRARFLGRGRGIRSAAAALDGQPLSNTSGAVLDPIFSLRRRLRLAPWSTARVAFWTLVASSREEVLDLADRHQNPAAFDRAVTLAWTQAQVQLFHLGIDADEANLFQRLAGHVLYSNPALRPSQEVLRRTEGGPRALWACGVSGDLPIVLCRIDDVADLGIVRQLIRAHEYWAMKQLAVDLVILNERAPSYAQDLLSALDTTIRASQLRQATEYHSKRGSIFVLRADLISTTTRNALRGAARATLLSRSGSLYEQVGRREDSEPAFLRPRVRRPSGIPNGSLQRPTLEYFNGLGGFSDDGREYVTYFGGSQWTPAPWINVVANPSFGFQVSTEGSGYTWSINSQRNKLSPWSNDPVSDRPGEAFYVRDEDSGMIGSPTALPVRDDSTPYIAHHGQGYSRFEHVFQGISLELLQFVPLRDSVKISRLRIRNQSGRSRRISVTAYVEWILGTSRAGSAPFIATEIDAGTKAMFATNPWNEEFGGRIAFADLSGRQRSWTGDRTEFIGRDGSLDRPAALDRGTPMSNRVGQGLDPCCAMETRVELAADATADVAFFLGDAAAKEEALALIARYRSADLDAILTPVTNFWDEALGAIQVQTPDRAMDVLLNRWLLYQTLACRIWSRAGFYQASGAYGFRDQLQDVMAVCSAKPDVTREHLLRAASRQFAQGDAQHWWHVPSGQGLRTRISDDHVWLPFAVAHYVDVTDDVAVLDEQVPFLEGPELRDDERESYFQPKVGEVSASLYEHCARALDRSLAVGAHGLPLMGTGDWNDGLNRVGIGGKGESVWLAWFLDAAISALAPLAARRGDAKRAAAWRAHAVAMRDALERDGWDGAWYRRGFFDDGTPLGSSSSEECQIDSIAQSWAVISGAGDRTRAAAAMAAVDARLVDRGHQIVRLFSPPFDRTPLDPGYIKAYPPGIRENGGQYTHGALWSVIAFAILGDGDKAAELFSLLNPINHSSSRDAIYCYKVEPYVACADVYEERAHVGRGGWTWYTGSAGWMYRAGIEWVLGIRLHGRSLSIDPRIPKGWPGFSFRLRYRSATYDVAVENPRHVSLGVTSIEVDGRTLEVAGPVILTDDGATHSIRVVLG; encoded by the coding sequence ATGGAGGACCCGATCCGCAGCGAGCTGTTCGGGGTCGAACGTCTCGAGCTTCATGCCGCCAGCCTCGCAGAGGCCCAAGTCATCGCCGCGAACGTCCAGGCCGACCATCGAGTGGCGAACCGGCTTCGCGATAATGGAAACGTCCTTTTCGACACATACCGCGCTATCGCCGCGGCAATCCGGGAGGACGACGCCATCACGCCGGCGGCCGAGTGGCTGATCGACAACTTCTACGTCGCGCAAGAACAAATCCGCGAGATCCGCGATGATCTTCCGTACAGTTTTTATCGCGGTTTGCCGAAGCTCGCACAGGGCCCCTTGAAAGGCTATCCGCGCGTCTTCGGGGTGGCGTGGGCGTTCGTCGCGCACACGGATAGCCGCTTTGACGCCCAGCTCTATCGCAAGTTCGTGCGAGCATACCAAGCCGTGCAGCCGTTGACGATCGGCGAGTTGTGGGCGGCTGCGATCGCCTTGCGTGTCACGCTCGTGGAGAATCTGCGGCGCCTCGCCGACCAGATCATCAGCGCGCGCGACGCGCGGCAAGAAGCGGATGGTATTGCCGACCGCCTGTTGCGTGTCGACGGGCTCGGGACCGACCCTCCAATTGTCGCGCTGCGAAGCTCGGACAAGACTCGCTTACCGACCGCCTTCGTCGCACAACTGGTGCATCGTCTGCGCGACCAAGGGGAAGTAGCAACGGTCGCACTGCAGCAGTTGGATAAGCTCCTTGCCGCACAGGAAACGAGCGCAGACGAAATCGTCCTTGCAGAGCATCACAAGCAAAGCGCGATGAACGTGTCGGTGCGTAACGTTTTCACGAGCATGCGCTTGATCTCGGCGGTTGATTGGTCGGAGATCTTCGAGGATCTCAGCCTCGTCGACGCGGAACTTCGCGCGGCCAGCGAATTTGCGGCCATGGATTTCCCCTCTCGCAATCGCTATCGTTACGCTATCGAAGAGCTAGCCCGCGGGTCGAAGGTGTCGGAACTCAACGTTGCGCGGCGCGCGATCGAACTTGCTAAACGCGCGCAACCGCCGCCGCACTCCACTTCCGGCAGTGCCCCGAACCGCGAGCAGGAACCAGGCTATTACCTGGTCTCCAAGGGCAGGCGTTCATTTGAGCGGTCTCTCGGCTACCGCATCCCGGTGTCCAAATGGTTCGTGCGCGCCGGCGAAGCCGCGGGAGTTTTTGGATACGTCGGCGCGATCGCGCTGCTCGTGGCTTTTTTTCTGTCCCTCTCTGTTCTCGGCTTGCTAAAGTTCGGCATCACCGGTTGGATTCTCGCCTTCCTCGCGTTCTTCGCGCTGGCGTCAGCATCGGACTTGGCCGTCGCCCTCGTCAACCGCCGCATCGCGATCGACAGCGGTCCCACGACCTTGCCGGCGCTCGAATTGCGTGAGGGCGTTCCGGAGAGTTTGCGCACGATGGTGGTCATGCCCGTGCTCTTGACGTCGCTGACCGAGCTCGAGAATCTCCTCAAGCGCATCGAGGTGCACTTCCTCACCGAGCAGCGCGGCGAACTCCACTTCGCTTTGCTTTCGGACTGGAACGACTCAAAGACCGAGACCGCTGCAACCGACGACGAATTTCTCGCAGCGGCGTCCGGCGGCATCGCCCGACTGAACGCGCGTTACGGCCCGGCGCCCGGAGGCGCGCGCTTCTTGTTGCTGCATCGGCGGCGTATCTGGAACGAATCGCAACATATGTGGATGGGGTGGGAGCGCAAGCGCGGTAAGCTCCACGAATTGAACCGATTGCTGCGCGGCGCCTCCGACACGTCGTTCTTAGATGTCAGCGGCCGCCCGCCAGAGGTTCCTTCCGGTATCCGCTATGTGGTGACGCTTGACGCCGACACGCGTCTGCCGCGCGGAACGTTGAGACGCCTGATCGGAAAGATGGCGCACCCGCTCAATCGTCCGACGCTCGATCCGAAGAATCGCCGCGTCATTGAAGGCTACGCCGTGCTGCAGCCGCGCATCACGCCGTCGTTTCCGAGAGCTCGCGAAGGGTCGATGTTCAACCGCGTGTTCACGAGCCCGAGCGGGCTGGACACGTATGCGTTCGCAGTCTCGGACGTGTATCAGGATCTCTTCGGCGAAGGCTCGTACCTCGGCAAAGGTATCTACGACGTCGATGCGTTCGAAACGGCTCTCGCCGGACGGATTCCTGAGAGCACCTTGCTGAGTCACGATCTGCTTGAGGGGATATTCGCTCGCGCCGGACTGCTTTCCGACATCGAAGTCGTAGAGGATTCCCCCACGCGCTACGACGTCGCTATGGCTCGGCAACATCGCTGGGCCCGCGGCGATTGGCAGCTGCTGCCGTGGATCTTCGGCAGTAGCGTGGAATTCGGCAAAGGCGTTATCACGCCGCTCGGCCGCTGGAAGATGTTGGATAACCTGCGTCGGACTTTATCTGCGCCGGCCGCGTTCGTCGCCCTGGTGGCGGGATTCACCCTCCCTTTAGCTGCTGCCGTCTTCTGGGTTGGCTTCGTTGTCGCGACGTTTGTCATCCCGCCTTTCTTGGCGCCCATCGCCGGCATCTTCCCGCGAGTGCCCGGCATTTCGCTACGGAAGCATTGGAACGCGGTCGGCGCGGATTTTGCCCAAGCATCGCTGCAGATCGGCTTGACGCTGACGCTGCTCGCTCATCAAGCGTGGCTGATGGGAGACGCAATAACCCGAACGCTGACCCGATTGTACCTCACGCGCCGGCGGCTGCTCGAGTGGACGGATGCCGCCACCCTGGTCTCACGCACGGCGCTCGGCGTCCGCGGCTACTACCGCCGGATGGCGGGCGGCGTCGCGCTCGGCGTCGCGGCAGGGCTCCTTGTCGCGTTTGCCGGTCACGCGGCTTGGCCGATCGCCCTTCCATTCGTGACCTTTTGGATACTGTCGCCTGCCATAGCAGATTTGATAAGTCGTCCGACGCGCGCGATGAGCGAACAGCGTCCGTCTGCCGCAGACGCGAAGGTGTTGCGCCTGACGGCGCGGCGGACGTGGCGCTTCTTTGAAACCTTTGTCTCGGCGAAAGATCATCTGCTGCCCCCGGACAATTTCCAAGAAGATCCTGCACCGGTGCTGGCGCACCGCACATCGCCGACAAACATCGGCCTCTACCTTTTGTCGGTGATCGCGGCTCGCGACTTCGGCTGGTTGGGGACGATGGACGCCGTTGATCGTCTGAGCGCCACCTTGGACACAATGGTGGGACTCGAACGCTTTCGGGGCCATTTCTATAATTGGTACGGCACTCTCGATGGCCACCCGCTCGAACCGCGGTACCTCTCGTCGGTGGACAGCGGGAACTTAGCCGGACATCTGATCGCGCTCAAAAACGCTTGCGCTGAGCTCATTCGCGCGCCGATCGCGGGGGCTTGGTCGTTCGCCGGCATTGCTGATGCGCTCGAGATCGCCCTCGCGGCTTCGCGCGCGCTCCCCAAAGAACGCCGCCTGCAAACGGCGTCTCTGCAAAGCGTTACCGAAGAGCTTGCTGAACTCTCGGCGGCTGTCGCGATTCCACCCGTCGATGCGACACTGCCGACGTACGTCGGACGGGCCGACGAGATCGTTGCGCGCGCGCGCACGTTCGTCGACATCGCTCGAGCGCTCAACGCGGAGATGGCCGATGCGTCGAGCGCCGAATTGCTGGCCCAAGCCGAAGCGCTCCACACGGTCTCACAAAGCCATCTCCGCGATGTTGAGACGTTGGTGCCGTGGGCGAAGCTCAAGCAAAGAGATCCCGTTCAGCCGGCACTGGCGCCGCTGCTGGGTTCGATCCCCTCGTTAGAAGATCTACCGAAACGGTGCGAAGCGGCGGTTGCCCTTCTCGACATCCGGGGCGGCGACGACGCGCTCGTCGAAGCGCTCGGTCATTCCGCGCAAGCCGCACGTTCGTTGATCGATCGACTCGAGACAATCGCCGACCACGCCAAAGAGTTTTTCGAAGCGATGGATTTCGGGCTTTTGTTCGACCCAGTCCGGCAGCTGCTCTCCGTGGGCTACCGGTGCGGCGAAGGCGTCCTCGACGAGAATTGCTACGATCTTCTCGCCTCCGAAGCGCATCTCGCGAGTTTCGTCGCGATCGCAAAGGGAGACGTGGCGGCCCGGCATTGGAATAGGCTCGGCAGGACCGTAACGCCGATCAACGGCGGCGCGGCGCTCATATCGTGGTCGGGATCGATGTTCGAGTACTTGATGCCGAGCCTGGTATTGCGAGCGCCAGTGGACTCCCTCATCGATCAAAGTAACCGTCTCGCCGTTCGCAGGCAGATCGAATACGCGACCGGACTTGGCATCCCGTGGGGAATGTCGGAATCTGCCTATAACGCTCGCGATCTCGAGATGACGTATCAATACTCGAGCTTTGGTGTTCCCGGTTTGGGCCTCAAGCGCGGCCTTGACGACGATGAAGTGATCGCCCCGTACGCGACAGCACTTGCAGCCATGGTCGATTCGCCCGCCGCCGCGCGCAATTTCGATCGGATCGGAGCAGCCGGGGGCGTCGGACGCTATGGCTGCTACGAGGCACTGGACTATACGCCGTCGCGCGTACCTGACGGCCAGACGGTAGCGGTCGTCCGCTCATACATGGCGCACCATCAGGGCATGACGTTGGTCGCGATCGACGACGTCCTCCACGACGGCATCATGCAAGACCGATTTCACGCCGAGCCGATGGTCCAGGCGACCGAACTGCTCCTCGAAGAGCGTGCTCCGCGTGAAATTCTCGTCGTCCACCCGCAACACGAGCACGTGAAGTCGAGCGTCAGCGTCCGCGAAACTCTTCCCCACATGCAACGCCGGTTCGATTCGCCGCACCAGCCGATTCCGCGCACGCATATTCTCTCGAACGGATCGTATGCGGTCATGCTCACCTCGTCCGGATCCGGATATAGCCGCTGGCGGGATGTCGCTGTGACCCGCTGGCGGGAAGACACGACCTGCGACGATTGGGGTTCGTTCGTCTTCGTCCGCGATGTGGCGAGTGGAGAGGTGTGGTCAGCCGGCTACCAACCCAGCGGAAAAGAGCCCGCAGCCTACGAGGCAGAGTTCTTGGAAGACCGCGCGAGAATCGTCCGGCGCGACGGCGCAATCATGACGACGCTCGACGTCATGGTTTCAACGGAAGACGACGCCGAGGTCCGCCGCGTCTCAATCTCCAATTTCGGGAGCCGAGCGCGGGAGATCGAGTTGACCTCATACGCCGAGGTCGTGCTCGCCTCCGCGGATTCGGACGCCGCCCACCCCGCGTTTTCGAATCTGTTCGTCGAGACTGAGTTCATTCCGAAGATTGGGGCTATCGTCGCGACGCGGCGCTTGCGTTCTCCCGACGAACCGCAGGTCTGGGCCGCCCATCTCGTCGTCGTGGAAGGCGACACGATCGGGGCGCCGCAATTCGAGACCAACCGGGCGCGATTTCTCGGCCGAGGGCGCGGCATTCGTTCTGCCGCCGCTGCGCTCGACGGTCAACCCTTGTCCAATACCTCCGGTGCCGTTCTTGACCCGATCTTCAGTCTTCGGCGCCGACTTCGATTGGCGCCCTGGTCGACGGCTCGCGTCGCGTTCTGGACACTTGTCGCGTCCTCGCGGGAAGAGGTACTCGACCTCGCCGATCGGCACCAAAATCCAGCGGCTTTCGATCGCGCGGTCACGCTTGCATGGACGCAGGCGCAGGTGCAGCTCTTCCATCTTGGCATCGACGCAGACGAGGCGAATCTTTTCCAGCGGCTGGCGGGCCACGTTCTCTATTCGAATCCCGCGCTGCGTCCGTCGCAGGAGGTGCTGAGGCGGACCGAAGGCGGTCCTCGCGCGCTATGGGCGTGCGGCGTCTCCGGCGATCTCCCGATAGTGCTGTGCCGGATCGACGACGTTGCGGATTTAGGGATCGTTCGCCAGCTTATCCGAGCGCACGAATATTGGGCGATGAAGCAGCTCGCGGTCGATCTCGTCATTTTGAACGAGCGAGCGCCGTCCTACGCCCAAGACTTGCTCTCCGCCTTGGATACAACCATCCGGGCTAGCCAACTTCGTCAAGCCACCGAGTATCATAGCAAGCGCGGCTCGATCTTCGTCCTGCGCGCAGATCTGATCTCAACAACGACGCGCAATGCGCTGCGAGGCGCAGCTCGGGCTACCCTCTTGAGCCGTAGCGGGAGCTTGTACGAGCAGGTCGGTCGTCGCGAAGATTCCGAGCCTGCGTTTTTGCGCCCGCGAGTTCGCCGGCCGTCCGGCATTCCGAATGGGTCGCTGCAGCGTCCGACCCTTGAGTATTTCAACGGTCTCGGCGGCTTTAGCGACGACGGCCGGGAATACGTGACGTATTTCGGCGGCAGCCAATGGACCCCCGCGCCGTGGATCAACGTCGTCGCCAATCCTTCGTTCGGGTTTCAGGTATCGACCGAGGGCAGCGGCTATACGTGGTCGATCAACAGCCAGCGCAATAAACTCAGTCCGTGGTCGAACGATCCAGTGAGTGATAGGCCAGGAGAGGCGTTCTACGTCCGCGATGAGGACTCCGGGATGATAGGCTCGCCGACGGCGCTTCCGGTTCGCGACGACTCCACGCCGTATATCGCCCATCACGGCCAAGGATATAGCCGTTTCGAGCACGTCTTTCAAGGCATCTCTCTCGAGCTGCTCCAGTTCGTGCCATTGCGCGACTCTGTGAAAATCTCGAGGTTGAGGATTCGAAATCAATCGGGGCGTAGCCGTCGCATCTCCGTCACGGCCTACGTCGAGTGGATATTGGGTACGTCGCGCGCGGGTTCAGCGCCGTTCATCGCGACGGAGATCGACGCGGGCACGAAAGCCATGTTCGCAACCAATCCTTGGAACGAGGAATTCGGCGGTCGCATCGCTTTCGCGGATCTTTCGGGCCGTCAGCGCAGCTGGACTGGCGATCGGACCGAATTCATCGGGCGCGATGGGTCCCTCGATCGCCCGGCAGCGCTCGACCGCGGCACGCCGATGTCCAATCGGGTCGGCCAGGGACTCGATCCGTGCTGCGCGATGGAGACTCGGGTCGAGCTCGCGGCAGATGCGACGGCCGACGTCGCCTTCTTCCTCGGCGACGCCGCAGCGAAAGAAGAAGCGCTGGCATTGATCGCGCGTTATCGAAGCGCCGATCTCGACGCGATATTAACGCCCGTGACGAATTTTTGGGATGAGGCGCTTGGCGCGATTCAAGTTCAGACGCCGGATCGCGCGATGGACGTCCTGCTGAATCGGTGGCTCTTGTATCAGACGCTGGCATGCCGGATCTGGTCGCGTGCCGGATTCTATCAGGCGAGCGGTGCCTATGGGTTCCGCGACCAGCTCCAAGACGTGATGGCGGTCTGCAGCGCGAAACCGGACGTCACGCGAGAGCACCTCCTTCGCGCCGCATCGCGCCAGTTCGCGCAAGGCGACGCGCAGCATTGGTGGCATGTGCCGTCCGGACAAGGCTTGCGCACGCGCATCTCCGACGATCACGTTTGGCTCCCTTTCGCCGTTGCGCACTACGTCGATGTCACCGATGATGTCGCGGTACTCGACGAACAAGTACCTTTTCTCGAAGGTCCTGAGCTGCGCGACGACGAGCGCGAATCGTACTTCCAGCCGAAGGTCGGCGAAGTGAGTGCCTCGCTGTATGAGCACTGCGCTCGGGCATTGGACAGGAGTCTCGCGGTCGGAGCCCACGGTTTGCCGCTGATGGGTACGGGCGATTGGAACGACGGCTTGAACCGCGTGGGCATCGGCGGCAAGGGCGAGAGCGTATGGCTCGCCTGGTTTCTCGACGCAGCGATTTCCGCGCTCGCGCCGCTCGCCGCTCGCCGCGGCGACGCAAAACGCGCCGCGGCGTGGCGGGCGCACGCCGTCGCGATGCGAGACGCGCTCGAGAGAGACGGCTGGGACGGAGCGTGGTACCGGCGGGGATTTTTCGATGACGGCACGCCGCTTGGATCCTCATCAAGTGAAGAATGTCAGATCGATTCAATCGCGCAGTCGTGGGCCGTCATCTCAGGCGCAGGCGATCGGACGCGTGCCGCGGCGGCGATGGCAGCGGTCGACGCCCGACTCGTCGATCGCGGCCACCAGATTGTCCGGCTCTTTAGCCCCCCGTTCGACCGAACGCCGCTCGACCCAGGGTATATCAAGGCCTATCCTCCCGGCATTCGTGAGAACGGCGGTCAATACACCCATGGAGCGCTCTGGTCGGTCATCGCGTTTGCGATACTTGGTGACGGAGATAAAGCTGCCGAGCTCTTCTCCCTCCTGAACCCGATCAACCATTCGAGTTCTCGCGATGCCATCTATTGCTACAAGGTCGAGCCATACGTCGCGTGCGCCGACGTGTACGAAGAGCGCGCTCACGTGGGCCGCGGCGGCTGGACATGGTATACAGGTTCGGCGGGCTGGATGTATCGGGCCGGCATCGAGTGGGTGCTCGGGATCCGCTTGCATGGTCGATCACTGTCGATCGATCCACGGATCCCGAAAGGGTGGCCTGGATTTTCGTTCAGGCTCAGGTACCGCTCGGCGACGTATGATGTCGCGGTTGAGAATCCGCGACACGTGAGCCTTGGGGTGACCAGTATCGAAGTCGACGGCCGAACCTTGGAAGTCGCCGGGCCCGTTATCCTGACGGATGACGGCGCGACTCATAGCATTAGAGTGGTCCTCGGCTAA
- the pgm gene encoding phosphoglucomutase (alpha-D-glucose-1,6-bisphosphate-dependent) translates to MHVSPLAGKPLEPGALVNVPRLVTAYYAERPDASVAAQRVAFGTSGHRGSAFDRTFNETHILAITQAICRFRRERGIDGPLFLGMDSHALSEPAFASAIEVLAANEVDVMIDRGHGYTPTPVISHAILTYNRGRNRGLADGIVITPSHNPPEDGGFKYNPPNGGPAGLDVTRWIEVAANEMIAHALRGVTRVSYDRAIGASTTHRHDYANAYVEDLANAVDMEAIAGAGLKIGVDALGGASAQYWGRIAERYGLSMRVINDVADPTFRFVAADWDGKIRMDCSSPYSMAPTIAMRDQFDIAFANDTDADRHGIVTPSAGLMNPNYYLAAAISYLVQHRPDWPAGAAIGKTVVSSGMIDRVTAGRGRNLFEVPVGFKWFVDGLLDNSLCFGGEESAGATFLRRDGTVWTTDKDGIILGLLAAEMTARLGRDPGDSYAELTREFGTSVYERTDVSAYATEKAKLAEISPELVRSHTLAGDAIRAVQTKASGNAEPIGGIKVVTDFGWFAARPSGTEDVYKIYAESFRSAEHLHRIQEEAKTIVSAALR, encoded by the coding sequence ATGCACGTAAGCCCCCTCGCGGGGAAGCCACTTGAACCCGGCGCATTGGTGAATGTACCCCGGCTCGTGACCGCCTACTATGCAGAGAGGCCCGACGCATCCGTCGCCGCGCAGCGCGTCGCGTTCGGTACTTCGGGTCACAGGGGCTCGGCATTCGATCGCACGTTCAATGAGACGCACATCCTTGCGATAACGCAGGCGATCTGCCGGTTTCGCCGCGAGCGCGGCATCGACGGTCCGCTATTCCTTGGGATGGATTCCCACGCGCTGTCGGAGCCGGCGTTCGCAAGCGCGATCGAAGTCCTCGCCGCCAACGAGGTCGACGTCATGATCGACCGCGGCCACGGTTATACGCCAACGCCCGTCATCTCCCACGCGATACTGACCTACAACCGCGGTCGGAACCGCGGGCTAGCCGACGGAATCGTGATCACGCCGTCGCACAACCCTCCGGAAGATGGCGGCTTCAAATACAATCCGCCCAATGGCGGGCCAGCCGGTCTTGACGTGACGCGCTGGATCGAGGTAGCCGCGAACGAAATGATCGCCCACGCTCTTCGCGGGGTGACGCGCGTCTCGTACGATCGGGCCATCGGCGCATCAACGACACATCGCCATGACTACGCCAACGCATACGTGGAGGATCTTGCGAACGCGGTCGACATGGAAGCGATCGCAGGCGCGGGCCTGAAGATCGGCGTCGACGCGCTCGGCGGTGCCAGTGCCCAGTACTGGGGCCGGATCGCCGAACGTTACGGCCTGTCGATGCGCGTCATCAACGACGTCGCCGATCCGACGTTCCGGTTCGTGGCTGCGGATTGGGATGGAAAGATCCGGATGGATTGCTCGTCGCCGTATTCGATGGCGCCCACCATCGCCATGCGGGATCAATTCGACATCGCGTTCGCGAACGACACCGACGCCGACCGTCACGGGATCGTCACGCCATCCGCCGGTCTGATGAACCCCAACTACTACCTCGCCGCCGCCATCTCGTATCTCGTGCAACACCGTCCGGATTGGCCGGCCGGCGCGGCGATCGGCAAGACAGTTGTGTCGAGCGGCATGATCGATCGAGTGACCGCCGGAAGAGGGAGGAATCTTTTCGAAGTCCCCGTGGGTTTCAAGTGGTTCGTCGACGGGCTGCTCGACAATTCGCTGTGTTTCGGCGGCGAGGAGAGCGCCGGCGCAACGTTTTTACGTCGCGACGGGACGGTCTGGACGACGGATAAAGACGGCATCATCCTCGGCCTGCTCGCGGCAGAGATGACGGCGCGGTTGGGCCGCGATCCTGGCGACAGCTACGCGGAACTCACGCGTGAGTTCGGAACCTCCGTGTACGAACGGACGGACGTTTCGGCGTACGCGACGGAGAAGGCGAAACTAGCCGAAATATCACCCGAGCTTGTGCGGTCTCATACGCTTGCCGGCGACGCGATCCGTGCGGTGCAGACGAAGGCATCCGGAAATGCGGAACCGATCGGCGGCATCAAAGTCGTGACCGACTTCGGATGGTTCGCAGCGCGTCCGTCGGGAACGGAGGACGTCTACAAGATCTACGCGGAGAGCTTCCGGAGTGCCGAACATCTGCACCGGATTCAGGAAGAGGCAAAGACCATCGTCTCAGCCGCGCTTCGTTAA
- a CDS encoding DNA-3-methyladenine glycosylase I, which yields MPISADHTRIAKPSLADYLAVMTRAVFQGGLSWAAIDSQWEALRESFDDFDIAEVARYRTPDIERLMTTDGILHSKRKIEATIKNAATILELDKEYKGFRNYLRSLRSYEELTADLKRRFKFVGAISAYYFLYRVGEEVPPFKQWIKTVEGDHPRIEEMVGEQKSKAVKK from the coding sequence ATGCCGATAAGCGCTGATCATACACGTATCGCAAAACCGAGTCTCGCCGACTATCTCGCGGTGATGACCCGCGCGGTCTTCCAAGGGGGTTTGAGCTGGGCGGCCATTGATAGCCAGTGGGAAGCGCTTCGCGAATCCTTCGACGATTTCGACATCGCAGAAGTAGCCCGATACCGCACGCCGGACATCGAACGCCTCATGACCACGGACGGCATCTTGCACAGCAAGCGCAAAATCGAAGCGACGATCAAGAATGCCGCGACCATCCTCGAGCTCGACAAAGAGTACAAGGGATTCCGCAATTACTTGCGATCGCTTCGTTCGTATGAAGAATTGACCGCCGACCTCAAACGGCGCTTCAAGTTTGTCGGCGCCATCAGCGCTTACTACTTCCTCTATCGCGTCGGCGAGGAAGTGCCGCCTTTCAAACAGTGGATCAAGACGGTAGAAGGCGACCATCCTCGTATCGAGGAGATGGTTGGCGAGCAGAAATCGAAGGCCGTCAAAAAGTGA